In Triticum aestivum cultivar Chinese Spring chromosome 5B, IWGSC CS RefSeq v2.1, whole genome shotgun sequence, the following proteins share a genomic window:
- the LOC123115213 gene encoding uncharacterized protein, whose translation MAYNSVSIGCAELSFKRIPHVFGNVHMQICGSQLVYDHSKNGSHKDRCGIPEHLILFRSNHFCGIHRTDPEHPPPPQSGNPNSRLHRSPTIPLISSLPPSIWIGGAYARFRRCLTRPGSVPIALTPSPWTSPPRPQPPIAGPHRLPLFPELDALLPENLAGGHDARATPPACILSVVASSPSSSSRPTANPLYARRPQDCCWYPCDRLHRRRTLLLPEQPDAGVQEPDVTVDDDYYMGGAYYYVQVADDDQE comes from the exons atggcataCAATTCGGTCAGCATTGGTTGCGCCGAACTTAGCTTCAAGCGCATCCCACATGTTTTTGGCAACGTGCATATGCAGATATGCGGCAGCCAACTTGTCTACGATCACAGTAAGAATGGCTCCCACAAAGACAGGTGTGGCATCCCTGAACACCTtatcctgttcaggagcaatcattTCTGCGGGATCCACCGCACCGACCCAGAACAC cccccccccccccaatcgggAAACCCTAACTCCCGACTGCACAGATCCCCCACGATCCCCCTCATCTCTTCCCTccccccctcgatctggatcgggggggcgTACGCCCGATTCCGCCGCTGCCTGACGCGGCCTGGATCCGTCCCCATCGCTCTGACGCCGTCGCCTTGGACCTCGCCGCCTCGTCCTCAACCGCCCATCGCCGGACCGCATcgcctccccctcttccccgagtTGGATGCGCTGCTGCCCGAGAACCTCGCCGGAGGCCACGACGCCAGAGCCACCCCGCCGGCCTGCATCCTCTCCGTCGTcgcctcgtccccgtcctcctcctcgcgccCCACTGCCAATCCCCTATACGCGCG taGACCTCAAGACTGCTGctggtacccctgtgatcgactacatcgacgacgaacccttctcttgccagagcaaccag atgctggagtccaggagccagacgtcaccgtcgacgacgactactacatgggaggtgcctactactacgtgcaggttgctgacgacgaccaggagtag
- the LOC123114019 gene encoding putative disease resistance protein RGA3, with translation MDTLLGAAQWVVGKALAPLVDGVLEAWNGSNDLGLTIVARSRELLLVKVTLETASRKQIGGQAMEELLGKLRHLAHCAEDLLDELDYFRIHDELHGTYEAADHHAKGGVHDLVLNSRHTVKAVGKLAFVSSRCCWSATSPAGDQVEDARQQVSCSAWPRARKRSHGNSSSASNANQEISGCMPKLGKLLPCSSSPDVPDDNPVQSTIFGAPLREHAEETPMQEFNRAVISERMKCIVEQLQPLRTEFTTILQSCGHNTVPGITHGRPLTTARSIEPKLYGRDQIVKNIIHDITKGKCQNKDLTVLPIVGPGGIGKTALIQHIYHHKDVRNHFQVLIWVCVSLSFNVSKLLEDIKNDIPEVKEEKGGKPDELIEQRLKSKRFLLVLDDIWGISTEDDWEKLLLPLKTSEEKGNMILLTTRFPAVAKMVGTIDHSINLEGLEPNYFRELFHAIVFGDDQCRQDHIFLLETGEKIMVKLKGSPLAAKTVGRLLRKGLNLRHWRKVLESKEWERQTGENDIMTALKLSYDYLPFEQQQCFSYSALFPEDYGYSATELIDLWIGLGILQPDGQNPTLETKGLNNLNDLVTHGFFREDIFCGRLRYVMHDLLHDLALKVASNECLTMHHSTVGPVEIHPSIHHLSIIVDGNDTVSHENFKSQLRKLKTRLKVKQLHTLMLFGVMDEIMANILGDLFREASALRVLCLVNMSPSVESMLHKFPTLIHLRYLRLGKRYGTERHLPLAISRFYHLRILDLRWQYDCRDLLKDLSNLAKLCRFYTPTDELHSDIFNVGKLKLLEELKKFRVNKESEGFEPEQLEHLTELRELGIYNLENIHTKEEAAKAKVIEKNYLERLTLDWDSNRSNSEPDVEAMVLESLQPHKYLKELCIRGHRGPFCPTWLGDEPDVELLQSLHLDDVSWENLPSFGKMLDLHTLILKHIAAMKEFVIERSFSRLIRLELVGLESFGEWVLSQDSHHMFPLLQELIIRDCPNLLELPFSNHIAYPPDQDWNSDSFAKLQVLEIQNCPEFLLVHRIPWTETLHSVFIMDVKLLQDLEYTKYDSKSSKLVVTGKDELRSLDQVLAFNNLTGLECLELDKCPPLELKHIVMLNSVKYLDVVSGDLVGLLGRQNDFEWQLPVEHLVVKDLRGASGKQLTELLCHLPRLSELYIKECKNITKLTVGVDLQQTISAAKSEVEQEKEDDGLVLFPANLSNSLQLLAIGGCPELVLVDPSSFIPERGGEFPGLRSLEMLEIIHNPKILSGVSFSCCFSPSSLQELRLEHVEDMGTLEPLSDLTSLTRLQLSDCGKDLRCKGLRPLLTAGGQLTSLEVRGSPRFFAGWDPNHPSQVMQDGGKEQELQQLQLVSPPSSSKLQFLHTDEAMGLLVVPICSFLSSSLTHLHLDGISQEMERFTKEQEDALHLLTFLQHLQFYGFIKLQSLPSVLHKLTNLKLLRVVVCPAIRSLPEDGLPKSLQELDVYACRNENLKQQCRGLGGTIPKIKL, from the coding sequence atggacACTCTCCTCGGCGCGGCACAATGGGTCGTGGGCAAGGCGCTGGCCCCCCTTGTCGATGGCGTGCTGGAGGCTTGGAATGGCAGCAACGATTTGGGTCTCACCATCGTTGCTCGGAGTAGGGAGCTCCTTCTTGTAAAGGTCACCCTCGAAACTGCCAGCCGCAAGCAGATCGGCGGCCAGGCCATGGAGGAGCTGTTGGGGAAGCTGCGGCACTTGGCGCACTGCGCCGAGGACTTACTGGACGAACTAGACTACTTCCGCATCCACGACGAGCTCCATGGCACATACGAGGCGGCCGACCACCATGCCAAGGGCGGTGTCCACGACCTTGTCCTCAATAGTCGTCACACCGTCAAGGCCGTTGGCAAACTGGCATTTGTATCCTCACGCTGCTGCTGGTCTGCTACCAGCCCTGCAGGTGATCAAGTAGAGGATGCAAGACAACAGGTTAGCTGTTCCGCTTGGCCGCGTGCTAGGAAGAGATCACACGGCAATTCCTCCTCAGCGTCAAATGCCAATCAGGAGATCAGCGGATGCATGCCCAAGCTCGGTAAACTCCTGCCTTGCTCATCTTCCCCAGATGTTCCTGATGATAATCCTGTCCAGTCAACTATTTTTGGTGCGCCACTGAGAGAGCATGCGGAAGAGACACCAATGCAGGAGTTTAACAGGGCTGTTATCTCAGAGAGAATGAAGTGCATTGTAGAGCAACTACAGCCCTTGCGTACAGAGTTCACCACTATTCTGCAGAGTTGTGGCCATAACACTGTTCCAGGCATTACCCATGGTCGTCCCCTCACCACTGCTCGAAGTATAGAGCCAAAATTGTATGGGAGGGATCAGATCGTGAAAAACATCATACATGATATAACCAAGGGTAAATGTCAGAACAAGGATCTAACTGTGCTTCCGATTGTCGGTCCGGGTGGGATAGGGAAAACAGCTCTGATACAACACATATATCATCATAAAGATGTCCGAAATCATTTTCAAGTACTGATCTGGGTATGTGTATCCCTCAGTTTCAATGTAAGTAAGCTGCTTGAAGATATTAAAAATGATATCCCTGAGGTTAAAGAGGAAAAAGGGGGTAAACCGGATGAGTTGATTGAACAAAGATTGAAATCTAAAAGGTTTTTGCTTGTATTGGATGATATATGGGGGATTAGTACTGAGGATGATTGGGAAAAGTTATTGCTGCCACTCAAAACATCAGAAGAAAAGGGCAACATGATTCTACTCACAACCCGGTTTCCAGCAGTAGCAAAGATGGTTGGAACAATTGACCATTCAATAAATTTGGAAGGTTTGGAACCTAACTATTTTAGGGAGTTATTCCATGCAATTGTCTTTGGTGATGACCAATGTAGACAAGATCACATTTTTTTGCTTGAGACCGGTGAAAAGATAATGGTAAAACTAAAGGGATCCCCGCTTGCAGCAAAAACTGTTGGTAGATTACTGAGAAAAGGCCTTAATTTACGTCATTGGAGAAAGGTATTAGAAAGTAAAGAGTGGGAGAGACAGACTGGTGAAAATGACATTATGACTGCCTTGAAGCTTAGCTATGACTATCTTCCTTTTGAACAACAACAATGTTTCTCATATTCTGCATTGTTTCCCGAAGATTACGGATATAGTGCCACCGAGCTAATCGACTTGTGGATAGGACTTGGTATTTTGCAACCTGATGGTCAGAACCCAACATTGGAAACTAAAGGTTTGAATAATTTAAATGATTTGGTCACACATGGATTTTTCAGAGAAGACATTTTTTGTGGTCGTCTGCGTTATGTAATGCATGACCTACTACATGATTTAGCATTGAAGGTTGCATCAAATGAATGTCTTACTATGCATCATTCAACTGTGGGGCCTGTAGAAATTCATCCAAGCATACACCACTTGTCTATAATCGTAGATGGTAATGATACAGTGTCTCATGAAAACTTCAAGAGTCAACTGAGAAAACTGAAGACAAGATTGAAGGTTAAACAATTGCATACTTTGATGTTATTTGGAGTTATGGATGAAATCATGGCCAACATTTTGGGTGATTTGTTTAGGGAAGCAAGTGCTCTTCGTGTTCTCTGCTTGGTTAATATGTCGCCTTCTGTGGAGTCCATGTTACATAAATTTCCAACACTTATCCACCTACGATACCTACGTCTGGGAAAAAGGTACGGGACAGAGAGGCATTTACCACTTGCCATTTCTAGATTTTATCATTTGAGGATTCTGGATCTAAGATGGCAGTATGACTGTCGTGATTTGCTCAAAGACTTGAGCAACCTTGCAAAATTGTGTCGTTTTTATACCCCAACAGATGAGTTACATTCTGATATTTTTAATGTGGGAAAACTTAAACTCTTAGAAGAGTTGAAGAAATTTAGAGTCAATAAAGAAAGTGAAGGATTTGAACCAGAGCAACTAGAACATTTGACCGAACTAAGGGAGCTTGGCATCTATAACCTTGAGAATATACACACGAAAGAAGAAGCAGCCAAAGCAAAAGTGATAGAGAAAAACTACTTGGAGAGGTTAACATTGGATTGGGATAGTAACCGGTCTAATAGTGAGCCTGATGTGGAAGCAATGGTTCTTGAGAGCCTTCAACCACATAAATATCTTAAAGAATTGTGCATTAGAGGGCACAGAGGCCCTTTTTGTCCAACATGGTTGGGTGATGAGCCTGATGTTGAACTTCTACAATCTCTTCATCTCGATGATGTTTCATGGGAAAATCTTCCTTCTTTCGGGAAGATGTTGGATCTTCATACATTAATATTGAAACAtattgccgcaatgaaggagtttGTCATAGAGCGAAGCTTTTCTAGGCTGATAAGGCTTGAACTTGTTGGCTTGGAAAGTTTTGGAGAATGGGTactatcacaggattctcatcataTGTTTCCTCTTTTGCAAGAACTGATTATAAGGGACTGTCCTAATCTTTTGGAGCTGCCATTTTCAAACCACATTGCTTACCCACCAGATCAAGACTGGAACAGTGATTCGTTTGCCAAATTGCAAGTGCTTGAGATTCAAAACTGTCCAGAATTCTTGTTAGTGCATCGTATCCCGTGGACTGAAACTTTACATAGTGTCTTTATAATGGATGTAAAGCTACTACAAGACCTAGAATATACAAAGTACGACTCAAAATCATCCAAATTGGTGGTTACTGGGAAGGATGAACTGCGCAGCTTAGATCAGGTGTTAGCATTCAATAACCTGACAGGGCTCGAGTGTCTGGAACTTGACAAGTGCCCACCTCTAGAGTTGAAGCACATTGTGATGTTAAACTCAGTGAAGTATTTGGATGTAGTATCAGGTGATCTGGTTGGGCTATTAGGTCGTCAGAATGATTTTGAATGGCAGCTCCCTGTTGAGCATCTTGTGGTCAAGGACTTACGTGGTGCTAGTGGGAAGCAATTGACAGAGCTCCTCTGCCACCTCCCAAGGCTCTCCGAATTGTATATCAAAGAGTGTAAAAATATAACAAAACTTACAGTGGGGGTGGATCTGCAACAAACAATATCAGCAGCAAAATCAGAGGTTGAGCAGGAGAAAGAAGATGATGGGCTGGTGCTCTTCCCGGCCAATCTCTCTAACTCACTACAGCTGTTGGCCATCGGGGGATGCCCAGAACTGGTCCTGGTGGACCCTTCAAGTTTTATTCCTGAAAGAGGAGGAGAGTTCCCAGGCCTGCGATCCCTCGAGATGTTAGAAATTATTCACAACCCCAAGATACTATCTGGCGTCTCGTTTTCCTGCTGCTTTTCCCCGTCCTCTCTGCAAGAGCTCCGTCTCGAACATGTGGAAGACATGGGGACGCTGGAGCCCCTCTCAGACCTCACATCTCTCACCCGATTACAATTGTCGGATTGCGGAAAGGATCTAAGATGCAAGGGCTTGAGGCCTCTCCTTACCGCCGGGGGACAGCTCACATCATTAGAGGTCCGCGGCAGCCCTAGATTCTTTGCTGGATGGGATCCTAATCATCCTAGTCAGGTGATGCAGGACGGAGGAAAAGAGCAGGAGCTGCAGCAACTACAGCTAGTTTCCCCTCCGAGTTCATCCAAACTGCAGTTTCTCCATACAGATGAGGCCATGGGGCTCCTTGTTGTGCCCATCTGCAGCTTCCTGTCCTCCTCCCTCACCCACTTGCACCTTGATGGGATCTCCCAAGAGATGGAACGCTTCACCAAGGAGCAAGAGGACGCTCTCCACCTCCTAACCTTCCTCCAGCACCTCCAGTTTTATGGATTCATCAAGCTTCAGAGCCTCCCTTCAGTACTGCACAAGCTTACCAACCTCAAGCTATTAAGGGTTGTGGTATGTCCGGCCATCCGGTCATTGCCCGAGGATGGCCTCCCCAAATCACTCCAAGAATTAGATGTATACGCGTGCCGCAACGAGAATCTAAAACAGCAGTGCAGGGGGTTAGGGGGAACCATCCCAAAAATCAAGCTGTAA